From Rutidosis leptorrhynchoides isolate AG116_Rl617_1_P2 chromosome 3, CSIRO_AGI_Rlap_v1, whole genome shotgun sequence, a single genomic window includes:
- the LOC139901612 gene encoding putative F-box protein At1g32420, producing the protein MAVDIPLVIQNEILCRLPIKSLIRFTSVSKQWKSFIHSSEFNFNFMVRQAHRKCLITAVDDVDVENVDVVDDNFRKQCLSGEERWPGCLIVDDDDTFPKRKVCLTYPRSLNQLKNTYLEFHGSSLGLLCFSANHIDEDDTFIRCVIWNPSIRKSIAIETPYYPNVKIAFGVCPKSLDPKIVKINMFDVPYGLSYDEQRRVWRVEVFTLNSRVWRSPFVKIPSKWFDINFYEQTPPLVINGFIYWLRYASIHYTDRNADGRSYMIISFDLATEEFMKIHVPDELAHSSFDIFKLGESVAISESSPRDCKVWLMDHVTKSFTELYSIKLPEPMTKLGCTDNNQLIIIDYPSGELVAYDPDSKHLINLGIYVDCFTASFTSYTESLLLLDQSNTLNDDEGL; encoded by the exons atggcAGTCGATATACCTTTGGTTATACAAAACGAAATCTTATGCAGGCTTCCCATTAAATCATTAATTCGATTTACATCAGTCTCAAAACAATGGAAATCTTTTATTCATAGCTCTGAATTCAATTTTAATTTCATGGTCCGCCAAGCTCACCGAAAATGTCTTATTACCGCAGTAGATGATGTTGATGTTGAgaatgttgatgttgttgatgat AACTTCAGGAAACAGTGTCTCTCTGGTGAAGAAAGATGGCCTGGTTGTTtgatagttgatgatgatgatactttccCCAAACGCAAGGTTTGCTTAACTTATCCTCGATCCTTAAATCAACTTAAAAATACATATTTAGAGTTTCATGGTAGTTCGCTTGGCTTGCTTTGTTTTTCAGCAAATCATATAGATGAAGATGATACTTTTATTCGTTGTGTTATTTGGAATCCTTCAATAAGGAAATCAATAGCAATTGAAACGCCTTATTATCCGAATGTTAAAATTGCTTTTGGAGTTTGCCCTAAATCTCTTGACCCTAAGATAGTCAAAATAAATATGTTTGATGTTCCATATGGTTTATCCTATGACGAACAACGTAGAGTTTGGCGAGTTGAGGTATTTACATTAAACTCAAGGGTGTGGAGAAGTCCATTTGTTAAAATTCCTAGTAAATGGTTCGATATCAATTTCTATGAACAAACTCCTCCACTAGTTATAAATGGGTTTATTTATTGGTTGAGATATGCAAGTATACATTACACAGATAGGAATGCTGATGGCCGTTCTTATATGATTATATCCTTTGATTTGGCAACTGAAGAATTCATGAAAATACATGTTCCTGATGAGTTAGCTCACAGTTCTTTTGATATATTTAAGTTAGGAGAGTCTGTTGCTATATCAGAATCGTCACCACGAGATTGTAAGGTGTGGTTGATGGACCATGTTACAAAATCGTTTACCGAACTCTACAGTATTAAATTACCAGAACCAATGACAAAACTGGGATGTACGGATAATAACCAACTTATAATTATAGATTATCCTAGTGGCGAGCTTGTAGCTTATGATCCTGACTCCAAACACTTAATCAATCTTGGGATTTATGTTGATTGTTTTACAGCCTCTTTTACCTCTTACACAGAATCACTACTTCTACTTGATCAGTCAAATACACTAAATGATGATGAAGGTCTCTAG